AGATGTACGACGCCGGAAAAGCGGTTCGGATGGCGGCCGCGTACGAGATTGATGACGTTATCGACCCCGCAGACACCCGTACCCTGATCCTCCAAACGCTTAAAGTGGCAAGATGCTGAAAGACCGCCGACGTGCGATCGCCGACGCTGCGAGTCAGGTGTTCGCCGAAGCGGGATACGCGCAAGCGAGCATTACGGCAATCGCGGATGCAAGCGGCGTCACCCGTCCCACGATTTATACCTACTTCGAGTCCAAGTACGACATCCTGCGCGCGGTCGCTGAACAGGTCCGTGACGAGGTTCTTCAGGCCCAGGAAAACGTCGGCGAGGACCCCGAAGAAATTCTTCGGACAACGACGAGCGCTAACCTTCGACAACGGGCACGTCACTATGGGGTCTTGACTGTCATCCAGCACGAAGCTCTGAGCGATCCCGTATTCGAGCGGCTACTTGATGATGTAAACGCACGAGCAATGAAACGGCATCGCCGGTTCATCGAGCGCCTGCAAGCGCAGGGGAGAGCACGACCACTCCTCACCCCCGAGGCCATCGTCGAGATCAACCTCGGGACCACCCAACGCATGGCGCAACTAGTGTGGCGCGATCCGGCACGTGAGGAATGGTGTGCGGAAGTAATCTTCCAGTCCCTAACGCAGATGATCAATCTCGTGAACGACCCAAGCTGAGCGCTCGGTGACTGGCTGGCGTCGTTTGAGCTCGAGCGCCACCTGGGCATGGTGCCGGCCTCCGAGACCGGTTCGGCGTCGAGCCGATCTGCCGGGTGCTCACCGAGCACGGCGTGTCGATCGCTCCGTCCGGTTATTACGCGTTCAAGAAGCGCCCCGTCTCTGGGCGGTCGGTGCGGGATGCTGAGCTGCTGGTGGCGGTCGAGCGGGTGTTCTGGGACCGCCGGCTCGGGCGCGGGA
The sequence above is a segment of the Cumulibacter manganitolerans genome. Coding sequences within it:
- a CDS encoding TetR/AcrR family transcriptional regulator; the encoded protein is MLKDRRRAIADAASQVFAEAGYAQASITAIADASGVTRPTIYTYFESKYDILRAVAEQVRDEVLQAQENVGEDPEEILRTTTSANLRQRARHYGVLTVIQHEALSDPVFERLLDDVNARAMKRHRRFIERLQAQGRARPLLTPEAIVEINLGTTQRMAQLVWRDPAREEWCAEVIFQSLTQMINLVNDPS